A genomic region of Bernardetia sp. ABR2-2B contains the following coding sequences:
- a CDS encoding family 10 glycosylhydrolase: protein MKISFLSLFIFLFTYQTAFSQDLLLNPSPKREFRAVWVASVGNIDFPSKSNLNSKAQREEFVSLVKTHSQNNLNALIVQVRPSGDALYPSVREPWSSVLTGKVGQMPMPFYDPLVFMIEETHKKSMEFHAWFNPFRAVINVNAKIDLPENHITKLHPEWFMRAGNSLVFNPGEPDAREFVREIIIEVVMRYDIDGVHLDDYFYPYPDAGAYDDTETFKKYGENFETIEEWRRNNIDTFIKETALAIKNIKPYIKFGISPCAVWRNQSKDEKGSETKGISAYDDLHADTRLWLQRGWIDYLAPQVYFSTKSSAVPYQSMLNWWQENSFGRHIYVGHAVYKIQNDKYDERWNNPSEMSEQIRIMRGRTGMAAGSIFYRSRFLQDNPAHVQDSLKANFYRFKALPPVLTWIDQTPPPPPMNLTVSGSRKGAVLHWQAQETSDPFEQPTYFIVYRFEDGKEIDIENPENIAAILRQKECFYIDPNVRKNCKYTYLVTAVDRLHNESIPTKSDLFKYKRRYLKQ from the coding sequence ATGAAAATTTCGTTCCTTTCCTTATTTATTTTTCTATTTACTTATCAAACTGCTTTTTCTCAAGATTTGTTATTAAATCCTTCTCCAAAAAGAGAATTTAGAGCTGTTTGGGTTGCTAGTGTAGGAAATATTGATTTCCCTTCTAAATCAAATCTAAATTCAAAAGCTCAAAGAGAAGAGTTTGTTAGTTTAGTAAAAACGCATTCTCAAAATAACTTAAATGCGCTTATCGTACAAGTTCGTCCTTCTGGAGATGCACTTTATCCCTCCGTACGAGAACCTTGGTCATCAGTTTTGACTGGAAAAGTAGGGCAAATGCCAATGCCTTTTTATGACCCTTTAGTTTTTATGATAGAAGAAACGCACAAAAAGTCAATGGAGTTTCATGCGTGGTTTAATCCTTTTCGTGCTGTCATAAATGTAAATGCAAAGATAGATTTACCAGAAAATCATATTACAAAGCTACACCCAGAGTGGTTTATGAGAGCTGGAAACAGTTTAGTTTTTAATCCTGGTGAGCCTGATGCAAGAGAATTTGTACGAGAAATTATTATTGAAGTAGTGATGCGTTATGATATTGATGGCGTTCATTTGGATGATTATTTTTATCCTTATCCAGATGCAGGAGCTTATGATGACACCGAAACATTCAAAAAATACGGAGAAAACTTCGAAACAATAGAAGAATGGCGCAGAAATAACATTGATACATTCATAAAAGAAACAGCTTTGGCTATCAAAAATATTAAGCCTTATATTAAATTTGGAATCAGTCCGTGTGCTGTTTGGCGCAATCAAAGCAAAGATGAAAAAGGTTCAGAAACAAAAGGAATTTCTGCCTATGATGATTTACATGCCGATACTCGCCTTTGGTTGCAACGTGGTTGGATAGATTATTTAGCTCCACAGGTTTATTTTAGCACAAAATCTAGTGCTGTTCCTTATCAAAGTATGCTCAACTGGTGGCAAGAAAATAGTTTTGGAAGACATATTTACGTCGGACATGCTGTTTATAAAATCCAAAATGATAAATATGATGAAAGATGGAATAATCCTTCTGAAATGAGTGAACAGATTAGAATCATGAGAGGAAGAACAGGAATGGCAGCAGGAAGCATTTTTTATCGTTCTCGTTTTCTGCAAGATAACCCAGCCCATGTTCAAGATTCCTTAAAAGCTAATTTTTATCGTTTCAAGGCTTTGCCTCCTGTTTTGACTTGGATTGACCAAACTCCTCCTCCTCCTCCAATGAATTTGACTGTTTCAGGTTCAAGAAAAGGAGCAGTTTTGCACTGGCAAGCACAAGAAACTTCTGACCCTTTTGAGCAACCTACCTATTTTATCGTCTATCGTTTTGAAGATGGAAAAGAAATAGACATCGAAAACCCTGAAAACATTGCAGCTATTTTACGTCAAAAAGAATGTTTTTATATCGATCCAAATGTTCGAAAAAACTGTAAATACACCTATTTAGTTACGGCTGTTGATAGATTACATAATGAAAGCATTCCTACAAAGTCAGATTTATTTAAGTATAAAAGACGTTATTTGAAGCAATAG
- a CDS encoding Hsp20/alpha crystallin family protein — protein MEYKNPLQLIDNLVGQANEYLTNQMVISRPAVNVSETDDSYCVQLAAPGLKKEDFEIDLSEGNLTISANKGHETTASTGKKFTRREYSFSQFKRTFSLPSHVNTDKVAAKYEDGILEIILPFIKQETQSEVRKVKID, from the coding sequence ATGGAATACAAAAACCCACTTCAACTTATCGATAACCTTGTCGGACAAGCCAATGAATACCTTACTAATCAGATGGTTATTAGTCGCCCTGCCGTGAATGTTTCAGAAACTGACGACTCTTATTGCGTTCAACTTGCAGCTCCTGGGCTAAAAAAAGAAGACTTTGAAATTGACCTTTCCGAAGGGAATCTAACTATTTCAGCCAACAAAGGACACGAGACAACAGCTTCTACTGGAAAGAAATTTACTCGTAGAGAATATAGCTTTTCGCAGTTTAAACGCACTTTTTCGCTACCTTCTCACGTCAATACGGACAAAGTGGCAGCAAAATATGAAGACGGAATTTTGGAAATAATTTTGCCATTCATTAAGCAAGAAACACAATCAGAAGTTCGTAAAGTAAAAATTGATTAG
- a CDS encoding DnaJ C-terminal domain-containing protein: MDYYKTLGITKSASADDIKKAFRKLAVKYHPDKNTDNPNAEKKFKEINEAYETLKDSEKRKKYDQYGKDYQKYEGAGAGGGAYDFGGNRNGGGYAQYETNFDDAFGKGGFSSFFEQMFGGGQTSGFGSAASAGRDLEAEMTITLQEAYFGTSRTISVNKQQLRINIKAGTTDNKKLRLKGKGEKGANGQSGDLYIYVKVEKHPTFERRGDDLNCTVKVGLYAAVLGGKVQIPTIKGSSINIPIPKGAQNGQKLRLKNLGMPVYGKSDKFGDMFVKLRIEIPTKLSDKEESLFKELSRLSD, translated from the coding sequence ATGGATTATTACAAAACATTAGGAATAACAAAATCTGCATCAGCAGACGATATAAAAAAGGCTTTTCGCAAACTTGCTGTAAAGTATCATCCAGATAAAAATACAGACAATCCGAATGCTGAAAAGAAATTTAAAGAAATAAATGAAGCTTATGAAACTTTAAAAGACTCCGAAAAACGCAAAAAATACGACCAATACGGAAAAGATTACCAAAAGTATGAAGGTGCAGGAGCTGGTGGTGGAGCTTATGACTTTGGAGGAAACAGAAACGGAGGAGGATATGCCCAATACGAAACTAACTTTGATGATGCTTTTGGAAAAGGTGGTTTTAGTTCTTTTTTTGAACAAATGTTTGGAGGAGGACAAACAAGTGGATTTGGTTCGGCTGCTTCGGCAGGAAGAGATTTAGAAGCTGAAATGACTATTACTTTACAGGAGGCTTATTTTGGAACTTCTCGTACAATTAGCGTAAATAAGCAACAGCTCCGAATAAATATAAAAGCTGGAACGACAGATAATAAAAAATTAAGACTTAAAGGAAAAGGAGAGAAAGGTGCAAACGGACAAAGTGGCGATTTGTATATCTACGTAAAAGTGGAAAAGCACCCAACCTTTGAAAGAAGAGGAGATGATTTGAATTGTACTGTAAAAGTAGGGTTGTATGCTGCTGTTTTGGGTGGAAAAGTCCAGATACCAACAATAAAAGGAAGTTCGATAAATATTCCTATTCCAAAAGGCGCACAAAATGGACAGAAATTAAGACTTAAAAATTTGGGTATGCCTGTTTATGGAAAATCTGATAAGTTCGGAGATATGTTTGTTAAACTTCGTATCGAAATTCCTACAAAGTTGAGCGACAAAGAAGAATCTTTATTTAAAGAACTTAGTAGATTGAGTGATTAA